TCTGGAAGCCAGGGTTAggctcaattactttctttaattacaattaaaattacgtaattaaaaaatgttcaattacaattacttttcaattaGATTACATTTTTTCAATGACAATTACCAATTACCtttgtcaattacaattacGATTTCAATAACTTTATATAAAAGTCATAATGAAATCAATCTGTATGTACTTTGTACTTGCACCAAAGTCACAGAGAAACTGACAAGAGATTCAGGTTAAAGAACACAGATTCTGCCCATTACTTTGATGCTGTGCAGTTGAAATGAAAAGGTCATGAAATTAAATCCTAAATTATGGAAGATTATTGTATAGAaattgaatgtaattaaaagtaattaACAGTAATTAAAgttaattaaatttttttgttcaattacaATAACACGTATTTCcctttaaaaatttcaaatacaattacgattactcaaaaaatgtaatcatttACGTAAGTGATCAATTAccttgtaattgagcccaaccctgatGGGAACCTTGACTGTGATTGGCTGATGATGCCTTCTACCATATAGTATTTGTCACAATGTCAAGACTATTGAAAATCCCTTATGTAACGAACCAcagtcatcaccaccatcatctctatcatcatcaccaccatcatcgctatcatgatcatcatcatcatcgctatcatcatcaccaactctTTACCGTGTTGACTGCCTAGCCGTTGCTTTGCACAACACTCACAGCAGACACACAGCAACGAAGCAGACGTCTGAAATATCAGTTATTATTAACTTTTTGAGATGAGTGGTTCTCCTGCCAATAAAGACACGATTTACCACagtttattgtttaaattattattatttttattatcattataacaacGTAAAAACGCAGCAGACATTAATCTCCTGGCGGATAATATTCCAATAGCTTGGTTTGAGTTTATTGTATCATTTGATTCGATTCATAACTTTATGTCCAGGATTATTTGTCGGTATGTAAGTGTTTTCTATCTAATGTCAAAGAATTATAAGTGAATTCTGAGAAATTGCCACATTTCCCTCGATATGGGGGTGGGTGGGGGATTGACTCCTTGATATTTTTATAGGTCCCTCTTTGGAGCAGGTCCTCCagacttttccttttccttcttcttgtCCTCAAACATAAGAATCCTGGGAAGGAAATAAATAATTCAGAtatattcaatctttatttctcAAATAAGAATTACATTGTAACATAATATCGAAATATCAGTCAATACAAAATTATCTGCCTTGATTTCCACGAAGTTTATTAAAGACCAGTGTGGGCTCGATCGctcaaaccatggacctactagcgaCTAGTAGGTCTATGCTCAAACATAATGAAACGCAATTACGATGATCCTAATTCCTCCACGCTACCGGTTTTGTGTGCATAGGAGAAGAGGACATGTTAAAGGTGTAGGTGAATAAGACATTAACCTTTCAATCATCATTTCAGAGGAATGCTTTGACTCCTGTTtccaaaaattacttttttacattttattctatCAAGCACCATTTTACCCACTTTACCAAAACTTGGAAAATTGGTACCTGCACCTGTTGTCTTCAACATCAATTAATTCGGTCATGCGTTGCGCAAATGGTACAAATAGGGTATAAATAGAAAGCTGACGAGTGTTTCTTTCATATCCatgcaaaataatttcacaaaattagataTGATCAGAATATCGGCCCtctagatttggattaccttttttctgaaacgcactgtgggatgacgatgataatgatacatatATCAGGTTTTTATACGAGTTTTTATTACTGATATTTGTACTGATTAGTGTTTTTATGCGAAATAAATGACCAGACATGTGCGCATAcgcaatcaatatttttttttgtagtgatctttattattcattcaaataaatttcatacatacataatcaaggaaatataaaaaacaaaatgataattgcagCTGTGAATACTCAGATCAAATAACACTGTAATAAACATAGCAGACAAATTGATTCAGAACAGAGACATCATCCGAATCATGCAAAAATAACATCATAAGGAATGACTCGATCATCTTATTTCGGTCGATTTTCCATTGTTCGATGATACGATCACTATTGTTTTGTATGGATGTTGCAATAATGGAAATATTACGAAGAGAAGTTGTGTCTCAGTATTCGTGACTTGGGTAGCATTTCCAAAGAGtgattattaaaggtcaagtccacccgaaaaaaaaaattgatttcaatcaaTAGGGCATgataaaacaagcataacgctgcaagttccatcaaaatcggatctcaGAATTTATGACATCATAAATTGTTGCTTATATTACACAACTCGGGGATATATAAATGAGGTAgttgatgtccttcactcactattttaaacgtttgaattattcaatatttcaatttttacagattgtCTGAAACACAGAATGTTAAACGAATGGTAATttcatatgttcagggaggtaTAAAACATTTTCCATTTCCAATGAGGGGAAATTGGAATATTTCTTTTTccataaattataataaaatacacaataGTGAGCAGGTGATGTTAATAGTCCccttattttatttccaaccagtgtgcatataactcttttgttaaattcacaacttaaaaatgtcatagctCTCTTATTTCAATGACGTGTATctgataaagttttttttttcattccttttcacctgtatttttttttgctcgttttgttTTGGTCGTGGACTTTTTCCTCATGTGCCTCTCCCAATCAATAATTAGTCTAGAAGGGGAGCGCCCCATTGATATATACTTACATTTTCAGTGTACTTGTTTTTTTCTCCAACCTCATGAACAAGAAATCATTGAAGCTTATAGTTCTGCTATTGTCACGGTCAACCTCGGCGATCATATTCTTCAATTCTAGATGAGTTTTCGCTTGCCCCAACTTCTCCATCATCCTCTTCAATTCCATAGCATCTGCAAGAAAAACGACCGGGGGAGAGTCTCAGGGAGCGTGCTCTCAGTATTTATACCTTTTACTACATAATAATTGTGTTCCCAGCCGAACAGACACAAAATAATTccagcccggggggggggggcactcgaccaaaaaagtggtgggggtgtgccgcgggcgagacaaaaaacgggggccttggagcgggcttattgtaaaaaggagggtcctcggaacgggcttcggaactacaaatgtttgtgaaaacgggggtccttggaacgggtcgcctgcgtgcgagtgcgtatgcatccctatagAACATGCATGCAGCTGGGCTACGGCATGACTgccgggcgcgctagcgcagaggcgatggttaGACAGCGAGCTGcagccgcttttcaccaaaattgcgaccggaacggcgtaacggaaaatatgcgaagccctggagcggatttttttcttcttttttctcgagaagaagaaaatgctatgctttggagcggctttctttgttctttttctcaataagacaaaaatgctat
This Lytechinus pictus isolate F3 Inbred chromosome 9, Lp3.0, whole genome shotgun sequence DNA region includes the following protein-coding sequences:
- the LOC129268367 gene encoding allograft inflammatory factor 1-like; this encodes MDQGATKHGGYEQALDEIVKTYETSGDYADVEGLGELLQKYKKQFMEYDENESRDIDAMELKRMMEKLGQAKTHLELKNMIAEVDRDNSRTISFNDFLFMRLEKKTSTLKMILMFEDKKKEKEKSGGPAPKRDL